One Streptomyces sp. NBC_01217 genomic region harbors:
- a CDS encoding ATP-binding protein has product MSASSRPTALALLISLAVTGSLCLWAVVAAPDTVRPALAWGAGAVAVLLSAAVAAAVHARANANRLRARLAAESQRFTGEISRLVSASAADGQRFTAETARIKAAAGAETARVTAQAAAASERLTAEVERLTARAARSDTERSAAVAACANAAGRMQALATGMLADLREMEHRHSAEDVLGDLLHLDHRTAQAGRLADSIAVLTGARSGRRWAKPIVMESILRGAMGRISGYQRVRLHSTSDVAIAGHAAEGVMHALAELLDNAANFSPPTAEVHVYVEEVPAGIVLTVEDSGLVMSEVQLRRAERAVSATDQGLTGLSGTRLGLAVVGRLARKHGLTVSFRPSARGGTGALMMLPQELLTRAPAPRRAPAPEPQAAPEPEPAHETAAPAAPGPSGTLSDSPASETTGNLPRFGESGLPKRTRGRTLAAAEARTHAEGATATPRPRTADPKEQAARFSSFRQAVRANSPHPEEGNTR; this is encoded by the coding sequence TTGAGCGCCTCATCCCGGCCGACCGCACTGGCCTTGCTGATCTCACTGGCCGTCACCGGATCCCTGTGCCTGTGGGCGGTCGTCGCCGCCCCCGATACGGTACGGCCCGCGCTGGCCTGGGGCGCGGGTGCCGTTGCCGTGCTGCTGTCCGCCGCCGTGGCCGCCGCCGTCCACGCCCGTGCCAACGCGAACCGCCTGCGCGCCCGGCTCGCGGCGGAGTCCCAGCGGTTCACCGGCGAGATCAGCCGGCTCGTCTCCGCCTCCGCGGCCGACGGCCAGCGGTTCACCGCCGAGACCGCCCGGATCAAGGCCGCGGCCGGGGCCGAGACCGCCCGTGTCACCGCGCAGGCCGCCGCCGCTTCCGAACGGCTCACCGCCGAGGTCGAGCGGCTCACCGCCCGCGCGGCCCGCAGCGACACCGAGCGTTCCGCCGCGGTCGCCGCCTGCGCCAACGCCGCGGGCCGGATGCAGGCCCTGGCCACCGGCATGCTCGCCGACCTGCGCGAGATGGAGCACCGGCACTCCGCCGAGGACGTGCTCGGCGACCTGCTCCATCTGGACCACCGCACTGCCCAGGCGGGCCGCCTCGCCGACTCCATCGCCGTGCTGACCGGGGCGCGCTCCGGGCGGCGCTGGGCGAAGCCGATCGTGATGGAGTCGATCCTGCGTGGCGCGATGGGCCGGATCAGCGGCTATCAACGGGTACGCCTCCACTCGACCAGCGATGTCGCGATCGCGGGCCACGCGGCCGAGGGCGTCATGCACGCGCTGGCCGAACTCCTCGACAACGCAGCCAACTTCTCGCCGCCCACGGCCGAGGTCCATGTGTACGTCGAGGAGGTGCCGGCCGGCATCGTCCTGACCGTCGAGGACAGCGGCCTGGTCATGAGCGAGGTGCAGCTGCGCCGCGCCGAGCGTGCGGTGTCGGCCACCGACCAGGGCCTGACGGGGCTGTCCGGCACCCGGCTCGGCCTCGCCGTCGTCGGCCGGCTGGCCCGCAAGCACGGTCTGACCGTGTCGTTCAGGCCGTCCGCGCGCGGCGGCACGGGCGCCCTCATGATGCTCCCGCAGGAGCTCCTCACCCGAGCCCCGGCGCCTCGGCGCGCGCCCGCGCCGGAGCCTCAGGCAGCTCCCGAGCCGGAGCCCGCGCACGAAACGGCGGCCCCGGCGGCACCCGGCCCCTCAGGCACCCTCTCGGACTCCCCCGCCTCCGAGACCACCGGCAACCTCCCCCGGTTCGGCGAGAGCGGCCTCCCCAAGCGCACCCGAGGCCGTACCCTCGCCGCCGCCGAGGCCCGTACCCACGCCGAAGGCGCCACCGCGACTCCCCGGCCCCGTACCGCCGACCCCAAGGAACAGGCAGCCCGCTTCAGCAGCTTCCGCCAGGCTGTTCGGGCCAACTCCCCACACCCGGAAGAAGGCAACACCCGATGA
- a CDS encoding cytochrome P450 family protein yields the protein MTRITLDPFVNDLDGESARLRAAGPLAEVELPGGVHCYAVTHHAEARQLLTDSRVVKDINVWSAWRRGEIPMDWPLIGLANPGRSMLTVDGADHRRLRTLVAQALTVKRVERLRAGIEALTTASLDRLSALPRGEQVDLKAEFAYPLPMNVISELMGVDGADHPRLKELFEKFFSTQTPPEEVPQMMADLGALFTRIVDTKRENPGDDLTSALIAASEDGDRLTGEEIVNTLQLIIAAGHETTISLIVNAVVALQTHPEQRKQVLNGEVPWENVIEETLRWNTPTSHVLIRFATEDVEVGDKVLPKGEALIVSFGALGRDEAQYGPTAGDFDITRSPNRHIAFGHGPHVCPGAALSRLEAGVALPALYERFPELDLAVPASELRNKPIVTQNDLYDLPVELR from the coding sequence ATGACCCGCATCACCCTCGACCCCTTCGTCAACGATCTCGACGGCGAGAGCGCCCGGCTGCGCGCGGCGGGCCCGCTCGCCGAGGTGGAGCTGCCGGGCGGAGTGCACTGCTACGCGGTCACCCACCATGCCGAGGCCCGGCAGCTGCTCACCGACAGCCGGGTGGTCAAGGACATCAACGTCTGGAGCGCCTGGCGGCGCGGCGAGATACCGATGGACTGGCCGCTGATCGGCCTTGCCAACCCGGGCCGCTCCATGCTGACGGTCGACGGCGCGGACCATCGTCGGCTGCGCACTCTGGTCGCGCAGGCACTGACCGTGAAGCGGGTGGAGCGGCTGCGGGCCGGTATCGAGGCACTGACGACGGCGAGCCTGGACCGGCTGTCGGCGCTGCCCCGGGGCGAGCAGGTCGATCTGAAGGCCGAGTTCGCGTACCCGCTGCCGATGAACGTGATCAGCGAGCTGATGGGCGTGGACGGCGCCGACCACCCGCGGCTGAAGGAGCTGTTCGAGAAGTTCTTCTCGACGCAGACGCCGCCGGAGGAGGTCCCGCAGATGATGGCGGACCTCGGCGCCCTCTTCACGAGGATCGTCGACACCAAGCGGGAGAACCCGGGCGACGATCTGACGAGCGCCCTGATCGCCGCCTCCGAGGACGGCGACCGCCTCACCGGCGAGGAGATCGTCAACACCCTCCAGCTGATCATCGCGGCAGGCCACGAGACCACGATCAGCCTGATCGTGAACGCGGTCGTCGCGCTCCAGACACACCCGGAGCAGCGCAAGCAGGTGCTGAACGGGGAGGTGCCATGGGAGAACGTGATCGAGGAGACCCTGCGCTGGAACACCCCCACCTCGCACGTGCTGATCCGGTTCGCCACGGAGGATGTCGAGGTCGGTGACAAAGTGCTGCCGAAGGGCGAGGCGCTGATCGTCTCCTTCGGCGCGCTGGGCCGCGACGAGGCACAGTACGGGCCGACCGCCGGTGACTTCGACATCACCCGCTCCCCCAACCGCCACATCGCCTTCGGCCACGGCCCGCACGTGTGCCCGGGCGCGGCGCTGTCCCGGCTGGAGGCGGGGGTGGCGCTGCCCGCGCTGTACGAGCGGTTCCCGGAGCTGGACCTCGCCGTCCCGGCGTCCGAGCTGCGGAACAAGCCGATCGTCACCCAGAACGACCTGTACGACCTGCCGGTCGAACTGCGCTGA
- a CDS encoding FAD-binding and (Fe-S)-binding domain-containing protein, producing MAAHRKPAERAALAQALSTAVRGEVDFGTTVRALTTMDASNYRRVPLGVVTPRDADDVAAALAVCRTHAVPVVPRGGGTSIAGQATGTGVVLDLTRHMRKIVELDAESRTAVVQPGVILDDLRTAAAPHGLTFGPDPSTHSRCTLGGMIGNNSCGAHSVAWGTTADNVHTLAVARYGGDTLHLDRGSRPPVGLLGLPELIGANLALLRTGFPELPRRISGYALDALLPERGTDLARAFCGSEGTLGVVTEATLRLVEAPAARALAVLAYADESAAAEAAPGLLPYHPLTVEGMAADLVREPAGLPRGGAWLFVETGGATPAEARAHAERILRAADALSGAVVTDPAGQRALWRIREDAAGTATRMPDGTEAWPGWEDCAVPPARLGPYLRDFRALLAAHGLRGTPYGHFGDGCIHVRIDFDLLTPEGVARFRRFSEELADLVVAHGGSLSGEHGDGQARAELLPRMYGDELVALFSRFKDIWDPYGGMNPGILTRPAPLDENLRFEVLPGRPVDVTFGYPHDGGDFSAAVRRCVGVAKCRTAEPPGAGVMCPSFRATGEEAHSTRGRARLLHEMLAGEVITDGWRSTEVRDALDLCLSCKGCRSDCPVGVDMATYKAEFLHHHYRGRLRPAAHYAMGRLPQWLRLASPFAPALNALGRVAPAASLAKRLAGIAPQRTLPLLARETFTRWLRRRRGKGTVILSNDQVVALWPDTFTDHFSPEVGRAAVRVLEAAGRRPVLPGRGVCCGLTYVSTGQLDKARKVMRRTLDRMAVLPGDPLVVLEPSCAATLRTDLPELLPDDPRAAELARSVRTLAQYLEEYAPDWQPPRLDRLAAGQTHCHQHAVLGDEADRRLRERAGLTGELSGGCCGLAGNFGFERGHWSVSASCAEETLLPAVRAAPPGTEFLADGFSCRTQLEQLGGVRARHLAELLAEGLRPEPASPPTEPTSPSGNSSPSGV from the coding sequence ATGGCCGCACATCGGAAACCGGCGGAACGCGCCGCACTCGCACAGGCACTGAGCACCGCGGTCCGCGGAGAGGTCGACTTCGGCACCACCGTACGGGCGTTGACGACGATGGACGCCTCCAACTACCGCCGCGTCCCGCTCGGCGTCGTCACTCCGCGCGACGCCGACGACGTGGCCGCCGCGCTCGCCGTCTGCCGCACACACGCCGTACCCGTCGTCCCCCGCGGCGGCGGAACCTCCATCGCCGGGCAGGCCACCGGCACCGGTGTCGTCCTCGACCTCACGCGCCATATGCGAAAGATCGTCGAGCTGGACGCCGAGTCCCGTACCGCGGTCGTCCAGCCGGGCGTGATCCTGGACGACCTGCGCACCGCCGCCGCCCCGCACGGTCTCACCTTCGGCCCCGACCCCTCCACACACAGCCGCTGCACGCTCGGCGGCATGATCGGCAACAACTCCTGCGGCGCGCACTCGGTCGCGTGGGGCACCACGGCCGACAACGTGCACACCCTGGCCGTGGCCCGCTACGGCGGCGACACACTGCACCTGGACCGGGGGTCCCGGCCCCCGGTCGGCCTCCTGGGCCTGCCCGAGCTCATCGGCGCGAACCTCGCCCTCCTGCGCACCGGATTCCCCGAACTCCCGCGCCGTATCTCCGGATACGCCCTGGACGCGCTCCTGCCCGAGCGCGGAACCGACCTGGCCCGCGCCTTCTGCGGCAGCGAGGGCACGCTCGGCGTGGTGACGGAGGCGACGCTGCGACTGGTCGAGGCACCGGCGGCCCGCGCCCTCGCCGTACTCGCCTACGCCGACGAGTCCGCGGCCGCCGAAGCCGCCCCCGGTCTGCTCCCGTACCACCCCCTGACCGTGGAGGGCATGGCCGCCGATCTCGTACGGGAGCCGGCCGGGCTGCCGCGCGGGGGTGCCTGGCTCTTCGTCGAGACGGGCGGCGCGACCCCCGCAGAGGCGCGGGCGCACGCCGAGCGCATCCTGCGGGCGGCCGACGCTCTGTCCGGCGCGGTCGTCACCGACCCGGCCGGGCAGCGCGCCCTGTGGCGCATCCGCGAGGACGCCGCCGGGACCGCCACCCGGATGCCGGACGGCACGGAGGCCTGGCCCGGCTGGGAGGACTGCGCTGTACCACCCGCCCGCCTCGGCCCCTACCTCCGCGACTTCCGCGCCCTGCTCGCCGCCCACGGGCTGCGCGGCACCCCGTACGGGCACTTCGGCGACGGCTGCATCCATGTACGGATCGACTTCGACCTGCTGACACCCGAGGGCGTGGCCCGCTTCCGCCGCTTCTCCGAGGAGCTGGCAGACCTGGTCGTCGCGCACGGCGGTTCACTGAGCGGGGAACACGGCGACGGCCAGGCCCGCGCCGAACTGCTGCCGCGGATGTACGGGGACGAACTGGTCGCCCTCTTCTCCCGGTTCAAGGACATCTGGGACCCGTACGGCGGCATGAACCCCGGCATTCTCACCCGGCCCGCACCGCTCGACGAGAACCTTCGCTTCGAGGTGCTTCCCGGGCGCCCGGTGGACGTCACGTTCGGCTACCCGCACGACGGCGGAGACTTCTCCGCGGCGGTACGCAGATGTGTGGGCGTCGCCAAATGCCGTACGGCGGAGCCGCCCGGCGCGGGCGTGATGTGCCCGTCGTTCCGGGCGACCGGCGAGGAGGCCCACTCCACCCGCGGCCGGGCGAGGCTGCTGCACGAGATGCTCGCGGGCGAGGTGATCACGGACGGCTGGCGGTCGACGGAGGTGCGCGACGCGCTCGATCTCTGCCTGTCCTGCAAGGGCTGCCGCAGCGACTGCCCGGTGGGCGTCGACATGGCCACGTACAAGGCGGAGTTCCTGCACCACCACTACCGGGGACGGCTGCGCCCGGCCGCCCACTACGCGATGGGGCGGCTGCCGCAGTGGCTGCGCCTCGCGTCCCCGTTCGCACCCGCCCTGAACGCCCTGGGCCGGGTGGCTCCGGCGGCGTCCCTGGCCAAACGGCTGGCAGGCATCGCTCCGCAGCGGACGCTCCCGCTCCTGGCGCGCGAGACGTTCACCCGGTGGCTGCGGCGGCGCCGGGGCAAGGGGACGGTGATCCTGTCGAACGACCAGGTGGTCGCCCTCTGGCCCGACACGTTCACCGACCACTTCTCGCCCGAGGTGGGGAGGGCGGCGGTCCGCGTCCTGGAGGCGGCGGGCCGAAGGCCGGTGCTGCCCGGCCGGGGCGTGTGCTGCGGCCTCACGTACGTGTCCACGGGCCAGCTCGACAAGGCCCGCAAGGTCATGCGCCGGACCCTGGACCGGATGGCCGTCCTCCCCGGCGACCCGCTGGTCGTCCTCGAACCGAGCTGCGCCGCCACCCTCCGCACGGACCTGCCCGAACTCCTCCCCGATGACCCCCGCGCCGCCGAACTCGCACGCTCGGTCAGGACGTTGGCGCAGTACCTGGAGGAGTACGCCCCCGACTGGCAGCCACCCCGCCTGGACCGGCTCGCCGCCGGCCAGACCCACTGCCACCAACACGCGGTCCTGGGCGACGAGGCCGACCGCCGCCTGCGCGAACGCGCCGGACTCACGGGAGAGCTGAGCGGCGGCTGCTGCGGACTGGCCGGAAACTTCGGCTTCGAACGCGGCCACTGGTCGGTATCGGCGTCCTGCGCGGAGGAAACCCTCCTCCCCGCGGTACGGGCCGCACCCCCCGGCACGGAGTTCCTGGCGGACGGCTTCTCCTGCCGGACGCAGTTGGAGCAGCTGGGCGGAGTGAGGGCACGGCATCTGGCGGAGCTGCTTGCGGAGGGCCTACGGCCCGAACCAGCGAGCCCGCCCACCGAACCAACCAGCCCGTCCGGCAATTCCAGCCCGTCCGGCGTTTGA
- a CDS encoding roadblock/LC7 domain-containing protein, producing MTATTDEKLNWLLEGLLKRTPGARHALVLSRDGLKLCRTPELSVDQADQLAAISAGIQSLSHGASVEFGDGTGGVRSAMAEFYGGVLFIVEAGAGAHLAVVATEDADVSLVGHNMSELVEQLGEHLSAPPRSSPDPAATVIVDATADA from the coding sequence ATGACCGCGACCACCGACGAGAAGCTCAACTGGCTGCTGGAGGGGCTCCTCAAGCGCACCCCCGGCGCCCGCCATGCCCTCGTCCTGTCCAGGGACGGCCTCAAGCTGTGCCGTACCCCCGAGCTCTCCGTCGACCAGGCCGACCAACTGGCCGCGATCTCGGCCGGCATCCAGAGCCTGTCGCACGGCGCGTCCGTCGAGTTCGGTGACGGCACCGGCGGCGTACGGTCGGCGATGGCCGAGTTCTACGGCGGCGTGCTGTTCATCGTCGAGGCGGGCGCGGGCGCCCATCTCGCCGTCGTCGCCACCGAGGACGCCGATGTCAGCCTGGTCGGCCACAACATGAGCGAACTCGTCGAGCAGCTCGGCGAGCACCTGAGCGCTCCGCCGCGCTCCTCACCGGACCCCGCGGCCACCGTGATTGTCGACGCGACAGCCGACGCATGA
- a CDS encoding GTP-binding protein, translating to MDSATSDRAALQATADNGLKIVVVGGFGVGKTTMVRSVSEIRPLNTEETMTRAGEAVDHLDGVQSKTSTTVAFDFGRISLDERSVLYLFGAPGQERFWFLWDRLFSGTLGAVVLVDTRRLADSWYAIDRLEHHGTPFIVACNDFGGPLHTEQQIREALDLADHVPLVECDARDRSSSKYVLITLVEHLYALSQGKVPAPSTARPEITPEKTPEPTS from the coding sequence TTGGACTCCGCAACCTCTGACCGTGCCGCCCTGCAGGCGACGGCCGACAACGGACTGAAGATCGTCGTCGTCGGCGGCTTCGGGGTCGGCAAGACCACCATGGTCCGCTCCGTCAGCGAGATCCGTCCGCTGAACACGGAAGAGACCATGACCCGCGCGGGCGAGGCCGTCGACCACCTCGACGGCGTGCAGTCCAAGACGTCCACGACCGTCGCCTTCGACTTCGGCCGGATCTCGCTCGACGAACGCTCCGTGCTGTACCTCTTCGGCGCCCCCGGCCAGGAACGGTTCTGGTTCCTGTGGGACCGGCTGTTCTCGGGCACGCTCGGTGCCGTCGTCCTCGTCGACACCCGCAGGCTCGCCGACTCCTGGTACGCGATCGACCGCCTGGAGCACCACGGCACGCCGTTCATCGTGGCGTGCAACGACTTCGGCGGCCCGCTCCACACCGAACAGCAGATACGGGAGGCGCTCGACCTCGCGGACCACGTGCCCCTGGTGGAGTGCGACGCCCGGGACCGTTCGTCCAGCAAGTACGTACTGATCACGCTGGTCGAGCACCTCTACGCCCTCTCGCAGGGCAAGGTTCCCGCCCCGTCCACCGCCCGTCCGGAGATCACGCCGGAGAAGACCCCGGAGCCCACCTCGTGA
- a CDS encoding serine hydrolase domain-containing protein, which translates to MTLTNDITVHGTVAPGFEGVRDAYAAVLAEDTTEPGSQLAVRLHGRTVVDLWSGDGIEADSLPAVYSSTKGAAHLVVALLVQDGVLDLDRTVASYWPAFAAEGKGALTLRQLLAHTSGAIGVEGGFSDEELADDRLLAARLAEQKPFWTPGTAYGYHGLVIGALTGEVVRRVTGRSIQELFEERIRAPYGLDFFLGQPEALEARYVPIRPMVPTPEQTAALALDPIDPKSLRAIAFNYPTDLIAWINKPSVRALGPASVGGVGSARGLAGMYAAAISEMDGRAPLLKAETLAEFARPHAVGTDLVTGEEDHFGLGFERPRIRYPGVGEGAFGHCGAAGAQAFADPVSGVAYGYTRRRYAFPGGAAPENGRLVGAVLGAVRGV; encoded by the coding sequence ATCACCTTGACGAACGACATCACCGTGCACGGCACGGTCGCGCCGGGCTTCGAAGGCGTACGGGACGCCTATGCCGCCGTACTCGCCGAGGACACCACTGAGCCCGGGTCCCAGCTCGCGGTGCGGCTGCACGGCCGGACGGTCGTCGATCTCTGGTCCGGGGACGGGATCGAGGCCGATTCACTGCCCGCCGTGTACTCGTCCACCAAGGGCGCCGCGCACCTGGTCGTCGCGCTGCTGGTCCAGGACGGGGTTCTCGACCTGGACCGTACGGTCGCCTCCTACTGGCCCGCTTTCGCCGCCGAGGGCAAGGGGGCGCTGACACTGCGGCAGCTGCTCGCGCACACCTCCGGAGCGATCGGGGTGGAGGGCGGGTTCAGCGACGAGGAGCTCGCGGACGACCGGCTGCTCGCCGCCCGGCTGGCGGAGCAGAAGCCGTTCTGGACGCCCGGTACGGCGTACGGGTACCACGGCCTGGTGATCGGGGCCCTCACCGGTGAAGTGGTGCGTCGGGTCACCGGGCGTTCGATCCAGGAGCTCTTCGAGGAGCGGATCAGGGCTCCGTACGGGCTGGACTTCTTTCTGGGACAGCCCGAGGCGCTCGAAGCGCGCTACGTCCCCATCCGGCCGATGGTGCCCACCCCGGAGCAGACGGCCGCGCTCGCGCTCGACCCGATCGATCCGAAGAGCCTCAGGGCCATCGCCTTCAACTACCCGACCGACCTGATCGCGTGGATCAACAAGCCGTCCGTGCGGGCGCTCGGCCCCGCCTCGGTGGGCGGTGTGGGCTCGGCCCGCGGGCTGGCCGGGATGTACGCGGCCGCCATCTCGGAGATGGACGGCCGGGCCCCGCTGCTCAAGGCGGAGACGCTCGCCGAGTTCGCCCGGCCGCACGCGGTGGGCACCGACCTGGTGACCGGCGAGGAGGACCACTTCGGGCTGGGCTTCGAGCGGCCGCGGATCCGGTATCCGGGGGTGGGCGAGGGGGCGTTCGGGCACTGCGGTGCGGCGGGGGCGCAGGCGTTCGCGGATCCGGTGAGTGGGGTTGCGTATGGGTATACGCGGCGTCGGTATGCGTTTCCTGGCGGGGCGGCGCCGGAGAACGGGCGGTTGGTGGGGGCGGTGTTGGGGGCGGTGCGGGGGGTGTGA
- a CDS encoding cytochrome P450 has protein sequence MTQPPAPPAGCPVSHGRAPLSGPRFQTEPTRLYREMRRDHGAVAPVVLDGDVPAWLVLGYRELHQLTGDPVLFSRDSDLWNQWDRIPDDWPLLPMIGHKQPSILYTVGPRHTERAAMISNALESVDPFALKRYAEEFADTLIDGFCTKGGTDIIADYAMLLPALVLAKIYGFSDTIGHALVGSINDMIDGRERALAGQQHLASSMFQLLADKQAEPGDDVATRMLADTGGFTDEEVAQDLMVMMAAGHQPTADWIGNSLRLMLTDDRFAASLSGGRHSVAEAMNEVLWEDTPTQNVAGRWASRDTHLGGRHIQAGDLLLLGIAAANGDPQVRTDGSSLTGGNNAFLSFGHGEHRCPFPAQETAEVIARTGIEVLLDRLPDIDLAVPAEELTRRPSPWLRGLTDLPVTFTPTPALGGQR, from the coding sequence GTGACCCAGCCCCCGGCGCCCCCCGCCGGCTGCCCCGTGTCCCACGGCCGCGCGCCGCTGTCCGGCCCCCGGTTCCAGACCGAACCGACCCGGTTGTACCGGGAGATGCGCCGCGACCACGGGGCCGTGGCACCCGTCGTCCTCGACGGCGACGTCCCGGCCTGGCTGGTGCTCGGCTATCGCGAACTGCACCAGCTCACCGGCGACCCGGTGCTGTTCAGTCGCGACTCCGACCTGTGGAACCAGTGGGACCGCATCCCGGACGACTGGCCGCTGCTGCCGATGATCGGCCACAAGCAGCCGTCGATCCTCTACACCGTCGGCCCGCGCCACACCGAGCGCGCCGCGATGATCAGCAACGCGCTGGAGTCCGTCGACCCGTTCGCGCTCAAACGGTACGCGGAGGAGTTCGCCGACACTCTCATCGACGGGTTCTGCACCAAGGGCGGGACCGACATCATCGCCGACTACGCAATGCTGCTCCCCGCCCTCGTACTGGCGAAGATCTACGGCTTCAGCGACACCATCGGCCACGCACTCGTCGGCTCGATCAACGACATGATCGACGGCCGGGAGCGGGCCCTCGCCGGGCAGCAGCACCTCGCCTCGTCGATGTTCCAGCTGCTGGCCGACAAACAGGCCGAGCCCGGTGACGACGTCGCCACCCGGATGCTCGCCGACACCGGCGGCTTCACCGACGAAGAGGTCGCCCAGGATCTCATGGTCATGATGGCGGCGGGCCACCAGCCGACCGCCGACTGGATAGGCAACTCGCTGCGGTTGATGCTCACCGACGACCGGTTCGCCGCGTCCTTGTCCGGCGGCCGGCACAGCGTCGCCGAGGCGATGAACGAGGTGCTCTGGGAGGACACCCCGACCCAGAACGTCGCGGGCCGCTGGGCGTCGCGCGACACCCACCTGGGCGGACGTCACATCCAGGCGGGCGACCTGCTGCTGCTCGGTATCGCCGCCGCCAACGGGGACCCGCAGGTCCGCACCGACGGTTCGTCGCTTACCGGCGGCAACAACGCGTTTCTCTCCTTCGGCCACGGCGAGCACCGCTGCCCGTTCCCCGCCCAGGAGACCGCCGAGGTCATCGCCCGCACCGGCATCGAGGTGCTGCTGGACCGGCTGCCGGACATCGACCTCGCCGTCCCCGCCGAAGAACTGACCCGGCGCCCGTCCCCCTGGCTGCGGGGCCTGACGGACCTGCCCGTGACGTTCACTCCCACCCCCGCCCTTGGAGGCCAGAGATGA
- a CDS encoding DUF742 domain-containing protein translates to MTRPRPGRDDDPDRLYTLTGGRSRSNSDAFDLVTLVVSECQPSSGMQSEHVTILRMCERPTAVVEIAAGLGLPFSIVRIMLSDLLDTGRISARHPRTARVADRFPDPDILEQVLVGLRNL, encoded by the coding sequence ATGACCCGCCCCCGTCCCGGCCGGGACGACGATCCGGACCGCCTGTACACCCTCACCGGTGGCCGCAGCCGGTCCAATTCGGACGCGTTCGACCTGGTGACGCTGGTGGTCTCCGAATGCCAACCGTCCTCCGGCATGCAGTCGGAGCACGTCACCATCCTGCGGATGTGCGAGCGCCCCACCGCGGTCGTGGAGATCGCGGCGGGCCTCGGCCTGCCGTTCAGCATCGTCCGGATCATGCTGTCCGATCTGCTGGACACCGGCCGGATCAGCGCCCGCCACCCCCGTACCGCCCGTGTCGCGGACCGGTTCCCCGACCCCGACATCCTGGAACAGGTGCTCGTTGGACTCCGCAACCTCTGA